A genomic region of Peptoniphilus sp. ING2-D1G contains the following coding sequences:
- a CDS encoding Hypothetical protein (Family membership), producing the protein MKKVYKSGFCGDNKEIKEYIEKRISEGFEVCCILPSKKACTQYRKEFLDRWGGLAKLKFYTLDSLRYENINKTSVDNSFKKLFIKKALREENYEFLKESSMALIMRFLRKAREDLVDSKYLPDNGFLKEVYSLYDNYLQFLKSNNLTDLLENFEVAKDENTLFIVEGFFSFKKLDYRYILDMAEKHDVIVNIPYFLKNLTLAEDLVAKFENSGFEVINNVTEDTFEGFCEDVSAKMCKVSSEDEFQKNSKLFKLLKYDPYRTDIVNFSKTQENFYEHSKIENIEINGIYKRGVFLPLVKEFKGVINYLLNQSRENLLDRLSLEYFEIASYQELAQYEIQSMDFKNYDDLYAKTRTEVFLDELDTSDFYELMLALKVNLPSRGSFEYYSDYLLEILKSSKACIEGFLDKNYREEYERDIKIYSEIEKILEFLKNYDRFFNEVTFREYAEIFYDYMDRTSLENKNNYAPTLFQIDDTISLKFENIIVDNFDMNYPYFEKEDFIFNQDNNCRLMESGFEILSDEQIYDRELLKVLKLFASSKKIYICAVENEELGLSAILDYFMPLRALNPEEISSVTELALDIMYYLDLGIYDENKMNLFDNFGGFGKLKNRIENENKRKLSQEIKIEDYALTVLRDKLKQRNFRVTDFDKYLKNPYYFLYDEILGMGNYYIDEQGRYYIELGNLYHKVLEIYFKNHRNEFNKDALISIVDNYMKIQDEFMDHEKLYRAKLNNIVDTLSDFIKMDLENRKGFTPYEFEKKILVEIDGLKITGRIDRIDEFEGMKIIIDYKRKNSDPASKIRRFESFQMPIYMVSQKNIIEARYGEIEKAKYNVVLSDKDVLPAERNSMTTEDLDRFLNLSLVEAFNIYFLIMGGNFTTTENIDKESIYYDMLREEMYL; encoded by the coding sequence ATGAAAAAAGTTTATAAATCCGGGTTTTGCGGAGATAATAAAGAAATAAAGGAGTATATAGAGAAAAGAATTTCAGAAGGGTTTGAAGTTTGTTGCATACTTCCTTCCAAAAAGGCGTGCACTCAGTACAGAAAGGAATTTCTGGACAGATGGGGCGGGCTTGCCAAGCTGAAATTTTATACCCTTGATTCCTTGAGATACGAAAATATAAATAAAACTTCGGTGGACAACAGTTTTAAGAAATTATTCATAAAGAAGGCTTTGAGAGAAGAGAATTATGAATTTTTAAAAGAAAGCTCAATGGCATTGATTATGAGATTTTTGAGGAAGGCAAGAGAGGACTTGGTAGATTCGAAATATCTGCCTGATAATGGATTTTTAAAAGAAGTCTACTCTCTTTATGACAATTATTTGCAATTTCTTAAATCCAATAATTTGACCGATTTGCTTGAAAATTTTGAAGTTGCCAAAGATGAGAATACTCTTTTTATAGTTGAGGGATTTTTTTCCTTCAAGAAACTGGACTATAGATATATCTTGGACATGGCGGAAAAGCATGATGTTATTGTGAATATCCCATATTTTTTGAAAAATCTCACACTGGCGGAAGATTTAGTCGCGAAATTTGAAAATTCAGGCTTTGAAGTGATAAACAATGTCACGGAGGATACCTTTGAAGGTTTTTGCGAAGATGTGAGTGCAAAAATGTGTAAAGTCAGTTCGGAAGATGAATTTCAAAAAAACAGCAAGCTATTTAAACTTTTAAAGTATGATCCTTACCGTACCGATATAGTAAATTTTTCAAAAACGCAGGAGAATTTTTATGAACATTCAAAGATTGAAAATATAGAAATCAACGGAATCTATAAAAGGGGAGTATTTTTGCCCTTGGTCAAAGAATTTAAAGGGGTGATAAATTATCTTCTAAATCAAAGCAGGGAAAATCTTTTGGACAGGCTTTCACTGGAATACTTTGAAATTGCAAGTTATCAAGAGTTGGCTCAATATGAAATTCAATCAATGGATTTTAAAAATTATGATGATCTTTATGCCAAAACAAGAACCGAAGTGTTTTTGGATGAACTGGACACATCTGACTTCTATGAATTGATGTTGGCTTTAAAGGTGAACTTGCCCTCAAGGGGAAGCTTTGAATACTACAGCGACTATCTTCTTGAAATTTTAAAAAGCTCAAAGGCATGCATTGAAGGATTTTTAGATAAAAATTATAGGGAAGAATATGAAAGAGATATTAAAATCTATTCTGAAATTGAAAAAATATTGGAATTTTTAAAAAATTACGACAGATTTTTCAATGAGGTAACCTTTAGAGAATATGCAGAAATTTTCTATGATTATATGGACCGAACATCTCTGGAGAATAAAAACAATTACGCACCTACATTGTTCCAGATAGATGATACTATTTCTCTTAAATTTGAAAATATAATCGTAGACAATTTCGATATGAATTATCCTTATTTTGAGAAAGAGGATTTCATATTTAATCAAGATAACAATTGTCGGTTGATGGAGTCGGGCTTTGAGATATTATCAGATGAACAGATTTATGACAGGGAATTATTAAAGGTTCTGAAACTCTTCGCTTCATCTAAAAAGATTTATATCTGTGCTGTGGAAAATGAAGAATTGGGGTTATCGGCAATTTTGGATTATTTTATGCCCTTAAGAGCTTTAAATCCGGAGGAAATCTCATCAGTTACGGAATTGGCCCTTGACATAATGTATTATTTGGACCTGGGAATCTATGATGAAAATAAAATGAATCTGTTTGATAATTTCGGAGGCTTTGGGAAATTAAAAAACAGAATAGAGAATGAAAACAAGAGAAAACTTTCTCAAGAAATAAAAATAGAAGATTATGCACTAACTGTATTAAGAGATAAATTAAAGCAAAGAAATTTCAGAGTTACAGATTTTGATAAATATTTAAAAAACCCCTATTATTTTCTATACGATGAAATATTGGGGATGGGAAATTATTATATTGATGAACAGGGCAGGTACTATATTGAATTAGGTAATTTATATCACAAGGTTCTGGAAATTTATTTTAAAAATCACAGAAATGAATTCAACAAAGATGCTCTGATTTCAATAGTGGATAATTACATGAAGATACAAGACGAATTTATGGACCATGAAAAACTCTACAGAGCCAAACTAAATAACATAGTTGACACTTTATCGGATTTTATAAAGATGGATTTGGAAAACAGAAAGGGATTTACTCCCTATGAATTTGAAAAAAAAATATTAGTGGAAATTGATGGGCTTAAAATAACGGGAAGAATTGACAGAATTGATGAATTTGAAGGAATGAAGATAATAATCGACTACAAACGAAAAAATTCCGATCCGGCTTCTAAAATCAGAAGATTTGAATCCTTTCAAATGCCCATTTACATGGTTAGTCAAAAAAATATAATAGAAGCTCGATACGGGGAAATAGAAAAAGCCAAATACAATGTGGTGCTGTCGGACAAAGATGTGTTGCCGGCAGAGCGAAATTCCATGACTACGGAGGATTTAGACAGGTTTTTGAATTTATCGTTAGTTGAAGCCTTTAACATTTATTTTTTAATAATGGGAGGCAACTTCACCACCACCGAAAATATAGATAAGGAGAGCATTTATTACGACATGCTTAGAGAGGAGATGTATTTATGA
- a CDS encoding UvrD/REP helicase subfamily (The Rep family helicases are composed of four structural domains. The Rep family function as dimers. REP helicases catalyse ATP dependent unwinding of double stranded DNA to single stranded DNA. Some members have large insertions near to the carboxy-terminus relative to other members of the family; High confidence in function and specificity) — MNNLNLVQRYSSEALNKNISLNAGAGTGKTRVLTTRFINILKSQRLTRGRELDQVLAITFTNKATAEMKLRIKKELYESPDSELRKISKYFSKAQIFTIHGFCSDLIRRYSPLVDVSKDFEVADADFATYLFEKSVDESMGEFLDDDRLYDYLRDTKENNIFGIKSQIVKLYYSMRNKSLSVGEIRKWNDEFNTNLQKGDFTKLIDLLDEYALLGPGRKFPKFYNGEEFSLFRKNPYYDLLADIEQNLGDSKKEEIILKREEIKREINYLRSNLEIHNKKYYDLVLDIITSAVKRYRRAKRDYNILDYNDLEDLAYEILKKDINTEYKYILVDEFQDTNPMQVNILMKLTDNLSDRVNLFVVGDPKQSIYGFRGGDLGSYKNFVTRMKDYGCETLEMQENYRSQSTLIESFNSIFRVILKEDYKDINANIEGKEKIKLLTWQKNEDRAVANYIQNLVDSGVRDKDIAVLYRRKNYMQNLENELLKRGIKVNNSSKRFTELAEIRDLMILIKAVENSKDIISTLVFFKSPMVGLDESSIFLMAYNYGIFQEIDENLGCDLDDKNYNLFRLAMETLEYLRGLKKINNLGDFLTEALLRLKYFEVARAVYGEESKYNISKFIKMATDFDSVSSQSKYDFLTYLEKNDEDNSSKAEGVNLMTIHKSKGLEFEHVILCDFNLPIRGRGNLEKFAVDDIGLGIKLEGRDAKYKIINEKEDNKSKEEELRVFYVACTRAKKSLVFSCEAEYSNDNLELVVKKNSFHEVFCESGFGDFEILRGDENTSGAKKIFNIPDKADLNKFKTIKTQINNHLIKDEYIEKKGILNYYSATSFITYKKDPKLFYDRYILGKKEEAYDDGDSWEQIVPIPPDIRGIIVHKYAEVEPENQMKFLSDQLRRYNLEEKDETIDYLMKQIDTYDRNKKGEILEREYEFYFEEKGIYITGQIDQVRKVKDEIQIVDIKTGSLNEELIDLYTLQLQIYTRAYEKIKGVKVSSAFLFSIGDKKEYKVDIRQSEIDKTMMEFKNFVEEVESKRRFCHRRGVK; from the coding sequence ATGAACAATTTAAATTTGGTTCAAAGGTACTCATCGGAAGCCCTCAACAAAAACATCTCCCTAAATGCCGGAGCGGGAACGGGCAAGACAAGAGTATTAACTACAAGATTTATAAATATATTAAAATCACAAAGATTGACAAGGGGCAGAGAATTGGACCAAGTGCTTGCCATAACCTTCACCAACAAAGCAACTGCGGAGATGAAACTCAGGATAAAAAAAGAGCTTTATGAAAGCCCCGACAGTGAGTTAAGGAAAATCTCAAAGTATTTCTCAAAGGCGCAGATATTCACAATTCACGGATTTTGTTCGGATTTAATCAGAAGATACAGTCCTCTTGTAGATGTATCTAAGGATTTTGAGGTTGCAGATGCGGATTTTGCAACCTATCTCTTTGAAAAATCCGTCGATGAAAGCATGGGTGAATTTTTAGATGACGACAGACTTTACGATTATTTGAGAGATACAAAGGAAAACAATATATTCGGCATAAAGTCTCAAATAGTAAAACTCTATTATTCCATGAGAAATAAATCTTTATCTGTAGGTGAAATAAGGAAGTGGAACGATGAATTTAACACCAATTTGCAGAAGGGAGATTTCACAAAATTAATCGATCTTTTAGATGAATATGCACTACTTGGACCCGGAAGGAAATTTCCAAAATTTTATAACGGCGAAGAGTTCTCTCTATTTAGAAAAAATCCCTACTATGATTTGCTGGCAGATATAGAACAAAATTTGGGGGATTCAAAAAAAGAAGAAATAATCTTAAAAAGAGAAGAGATAAAGCGAGAAATCAATTATCTGAGGTCAAATTTGGAAATTCACAACAAAAAGTACTATGACTTGGTTTTAGACATAATAACTTCCGCCGTAAAGCGATACCGCAGAGCAAAGAGGGATTATAACATTTTGGACTATAACGACTTGGAAGATTTGGCCTATGAAATTTTAAAAAAGGACATAAACACCGAATATAAGTATATTTTGGTAGATGAATTTCAAGATACAAATCCCATGCAGGTAAATATATTGATGAAACTCACCGACAACTTGTCCGACAGAGTAAATCTTTTCGTCGTAGGGGATCCTAAACAAAGCATTTACGGATTCAGAGGAGGAGATCTGGGAAGTTATAAAAACTTTGTGACGAGAATGAAGGATTATGGCTGTGAAACTTTGGAAATGCAAGAAAATTACAGATCGCAAAGCACGCTCATAGAGAGCTTCAACTCTATATTCAGAGTGATTTTAAAGGAAGATTACAAAGACATAAACGCAAATATTGAGGGAAAAGAAAAAATAAAGCTTTTAACCTGGCAGAAAAATGAAGACAGGGCTGTTGCAAATTATATTCAAAACCTTGTTGATAGCGGAGTGCGAGATAAGGACATCGCCGTTTTATACAGGCGAAAAAATTACATGCAAAACCTTGAAAATGAATTGTTAAAAAGAGGCATAAAAGTAAACAACAGCTCCAAGAGATTTACGGAATTAGCAGAGATAAGAGATTTGATGATTCTGATCAAGGCTGTAGAAAACAGCAAAGACATAATCAGCACATTGGTCTTTTTTAAATCTCCCATGGTAGGTCTTGATGAAAGCTCTATTTTCTTAATGGCATACAATTACGGAATATTTCAAGAAATAGATGAAAATCTCGGATGCGATCTTGATGACAAAAATTATAATCTATTTAGATTGGCGATGGAAACACTTGAATATTTAAGAGGATTGAAAAAAATAAATAACTTGGGCGATTTTTTAACAGAGGCTCTGCTGCGCCTTAAATATTTTGAAGTTGCAAGGGCGGTTTACGGAGAAGAGTCTAAGTACAATATAAGTAAATTTATTAAAATGGCAACTGATTTTGACAGCGTAAGTTCACAGTCAAAATACGACTTTTTGACTTATTTGGAAAAAAACGATGAGGACAACAGCTCAAAAGCAGAGGGAGTAAACCTCATGACCATACACAAGTCAAAGGGTTTGGAGTTTGAACATGTCATTCTGTGTGATTTCAACTTACCCATAAGAGGAAGAGGAAATTTAGAAAAGTTCGCCGTAGATGATATCGGTTTGGGAATAAAACTTGAAGGCAGAGATGCTAAATATAAAATAATAAACGAAAAAGAAGACAATAAATCAAAGGAAGAGGAATTAAGGGTATTCTATGTAGCCTGTACAAGAGCTAAAAAATCCCTGGTTTTTTCCTGTGAAGCTGAATATTCCAATGATAATCTGGAATTGGTGGTCAAAAAGAATTCCTTTCACGAAGTTTTCTGTGAATCCGGCTTTGGTGATTTTGAAATTTTAAGAGGAGACGAAAATACTTCGGGAGCAAAGAAAATATTCAATATTCCAGATAAAGCGGATTTAAATAAATTTAAAACTATAAAAACGCAGATAAACAATCATCTCATAAAAGATGAATATATAGAAAAAAAGGGTATATTAAATTACTATTCAGCTACATCCTTTATAACTTACAAAAAGGATCCGAAATTGTTTTATGACAGATATATTTTAGGCAAAAAAGAAGAAGCATATGATGACGGAGACTCATGGGAGCAGATCGTTCCCATACCGCCTGATATAAGAGGTATTATCGTTCACAAGTACGCTGAAGTGGAACCTGAAAATCAGATGAAATTTTTGTCTGACCAGTTGCGCAGGTACAACCTGGAAGAAAAAGACGAAACTATAGATTACCTTATGAAGCAGATTGACACATATGACAGAAATAAAAAGGGAGAAATCTTAGAGCGCGAATATGAATTTTATTTTGAAGAAAAGGGAATCTATATCACCGGACAAATAGACCAAGTCAGAAAAGTAAAGGACGAAATTCAAATAGTCGATATAAAAACAGGTTCTTTAAATGAGGAATTAATAGACTTATACACTCTCCAACTTCAAATCTATACAAGAGCCTATGAAAAAATAAAGGGAGTTAAAGTATCTTCCGCATTTCTTTTTTCTATTGGAGATAAAAAAGAATATAAAGTTGATATCAGACAATCGGAAATAGATAAAACGATGATGGAATTTAAAAATTTTGTTGAGGAAGTGGAGTCTAAAAGGCGCTTCTGCCACAGAAGAGGTGTAAAATGA
- a CDS encoding hypothetical protein (High confidence in function and specificity), producing the protein MKFFSSIADLIIKIFRALVVLLIIAALGLIIKWKADTLYLQSISDTEIKFSLVDEIKRTKDEILNFGKEETVKKDSDLEVIHQNYITVNIPGKASIDEIADILLDKKLMTSKEAFKQLVYDMGLEKKFVAGTYEIAGGTKIKDTILKLTGTETKLYGIEITEKDEGTTVAKKLEDMGAIQSAPTFIQQVSDLKLYYSFVPGEYEFETPIRVIKIIELLTGKKD; encoded by the coding sequence TTGAAATTTTTTAGCTCTATTGCAGATTTAATCATTAAAATATTCAGAGCCTTAGTAGTGCTTTTAATAATAGCGGCTCTCGGGCTTATAATAAAGTGGAAAGCCGATACCCTGTACTTACAGAGCATTTCAGACACCGAAATTAAATTTTCCTTGGTGGATGAAATTAAAAGAACTAAGGATGAAATTCTAAATTTCGGAAAGGAAGAAACCGTAAAGAAGGATTCAGACCTTGAGGTCATACACCAAAATTATATAACGGTAAATATCCCCGGCAAAGCTTCAATTGATGAAATTGCCGATATACTTTTAGACAAAAAACTTATGACCAGCAAGGAAGCCTTCAAGCAACTGGTCTATGACATGGGACTTGAGAAAAAATTCGTTGCAGGCACTTATGAAATAGCCGGAGGAACGAAGATAAAGGACACTATTCTCAAGCTTACAGGCACGGAAACCAAATTGTACGGAATTGAAATAACAGAAAAGGACGAAGGCACAACGGTGGCAAAAAAATTGGAAGATATGGGCGCAATACAATCCGCTCCTACCTTTATCCAACAAGTAAGCGACTTGAAATTGTATTACAGTTTCGTCCCCGGAGAATATGAATTTGAAACCCCTATAAGAGTCATCAAAATAATTGAACTTCTTACGGGTAAAAAAGATTGA
- a CDS encoding pseudouridine synthase, RluA family (Members of this family are involved in modifying bases in RNA molecules. They carry out the conversion of uracil bases to pseudouridine. This family includes RluD P33643 a pseudouridylate synthase that converts specific uracils to pseudouridine in 23S rRNA. RluA from E. coli converts bases in both rRNA and tRNA; High confidence in function and specificity) encodes MKELIIEKNDANQRLDRFLKKYLEKAPLSVIYKNIRKKNIKLNDRKATPESVLSEGDVIKLYLSDETIDKFLRDKVNFKSSKFPKVIYEDENILLMDKRAGVLSHNDSAEYVRNMVDMMIDYLIAKGEYDPRVEKTFRPALCNRLDRNTSGILIGAKNSESLRILNEQIRTGNIEKLYLTLVKGNTPENFEDESYLVKDFEKNKVFSTKKNTAGSKKSKTVFKKLKSSEDFSLLEVNLITGRTHQIRTVLKNRGFSVVGDVKYGNKNLNEKFLKKYNYKSQFLHNYKITFNIEKEKLSYLKGRSFYSELPELEKNILEDIFGSDFSWGGEG; translated from the coding sequence ATGAAAGAATTAATTATAGAAAAAAACGATGCAAATCAGAGATTGGACAGATTTTTAAAAAAATATCTGGAAAAAGCTCCCTTATCTGTAATTTATAAAAACATAAGAAAGAAAAATATAAAATTAAACGATCGAAAAGCAACTCCTGAGAGCGTCCTTTCAGAAGGAGATGTGATTAAACTATATTTAAGTGATGAGACGATTGACAAATTTTTAAGAGATAAGGTGAATTTTAAATCCTCCAAGTTTCCTAAGGTGATTTATGAAGATGAAAATATCCTGTTGATGGATAAAAGGGCGGGGGTTTTATCCCACAACGACTCGGCGGAATATGTACGCAATATGGTAGATATGATGATAGATTATCTGATTGCAAAGGGAGAGTACGATCCAAGAGTTGAGAAGACTTTTAGACCTGCTCTTTGTAACAGGTTGGACAGAAATACATCGGGGATTTTAATAGGAGCAAAAAATTCCGAATCTCTTCGAATATTAAACGAGCAAATCAGAACGGGAAATATCGAAAAATTGTACTTGACTCTTGTGAAGGGCAATACACCCGAAAATTTTGAAGACGAGTCCTACTTGGTAAAGGATTTCGAAAAAAATAAAGTTTTTTCAACAAAGAAAAACACAGCCGGATCAAAGAAATCCAAGACGGTTTTCAAAAAGCTTAAGAGCAGCGAAGATTTCAGCTTGCTTGAAGTCAATTTAATCACAGGCAGAACTCATCAGATAAGAACGGTTTTAAAAAACAGAGGTTTTAGTGTAGTCGGAGATGTAAAATACGGAAATAAAAATCTGAATGAAAAATTTTTAAAGAAATACAACTACAAGAGTCAATTTTTGCATAATTACAAGATTACTTTCAACATAGAAAAGGAAAAGCTGTCTTATTTAAAGGGCAGGAGTTTTTACAGTGAATTGCCGGAATTGGAAAAAAATATTTTAGAAGATATATTCGGTTCTGATTTTTCGTGGGGGGGGGAAGGATGA
- a CDS encoding ABC transporter, permease/ATP-binding protein (ABC transporters belong to the ATP-Binding Cassette (ABC) superfamily which uses the hydrolysis of ATP to energize diverse biological import and export systems (see <PDOC00185>). ABC transporters are minimally constituted of two conserved regions: a highly conserved ATP binding cassette (ABC) and a less conserved transmembrane domain (TMD). These regions can be found on the same protein (mostly in eukaryotes and bacterial exporters) or on two different ones (mostly bacterial importers); High confidence in function and specificity), with protein sequence MKNIELIKRIIPYFKRYKHILLIDLTCAAFTTAAEMILPLILRYLTNVGLYRPNELTMNLVLRLAFLFAFLKAIELIASYYMANIGHMMGARIEKDMRRDMYNHLQGMSDSFYNETKIGVLMSRITNDLFDITEFAHHCPEEYFIGGIKIVFSFAILANINIKMTLLIYMLIPLMIFFASKYNKRMRRAQKDQRVNIGELNSSIEESLLGIKVVKSFANEDLESKKFNKENSKFLSIKSVFYKAMAGFTVVTKLFDGLMYLSILILGGYFMIKGEVGAADLIAYVMYVSSLLATVRRIVEFTEQFQKGMTGIERFAEVMDIKSDIVDSENAVDLEDVKGKINFINVDFKYESDKEYVLKDFNLTINPGDNIAIVGPSGAGKTTICNLIPRFYDVNSGEITVDDINVKDIKLKSLRDHIGIMQQDVYLFSGTIWDNIRYGRIDATEDEIREAARLAGAEEFIENLPEKYETYVGERGVKLSGGQKQRISIARVFLKNPPILILDEATSALDNKSEQIVQQSLEELAKGRTTLTIAHRLTTVQNADEIIVMKDRKIIERGSHDNLMSKKGYYYDLYTKGGLLLTPN encoded by the coding sequence GTGAAAAATATAGAATTAATCAAGAGAATAATTCCATATTTTAAAAGATATAAACACATTCTCTTAATAGATCTTACTTGTGCTGCATTTACAACTGCGGCTGAAATGATACTTCCGCTGATACTTAGATATTTAACCAATGTAGGGCTATATAGACCGAATGAACTTACCATGAACCTTGTATTAAGACTTGCTTTTTTATTTGCATTTCTCAAGGCCATAGAGCTTATAGCTTCCTATTACATGGCAAATATCGGTCATATGATGGGAGCCAGAATTGAAAAAGACATGAGAAGAGATATGTACAATCATCTTCAAGGGATGAGTGATTCTTTTTACAATGAAACTAAAATTGGGGTTTTGATGAGCAGGATAACCAACGATTTGTTTGATATTACTGAATTTGCCCATCATTGTCCCGAGGAATACTTTATAGGCGGAATAAAAATTGTATTTTCCTTTGCTATTTTAGCTAACATAAATATTAAGATGACCCTATTGATATACATGTTAATACCGCTTATGATATTTTTTGCTTCAAAATACAACAAAAGAATGAGAAGAGCACAAAAGGATCAAAGGGTCAATATCGGAGAGCTGAATTCTTCAATTGAAGAATCTCTTTTAGGAATAAAGGTCGTAAAAAGTTTTGCAAACGAAGATTTGGAATCTAAAAAGTTCAACAAAGAAAATTCAAAGTTTCTGTCCATAAAAAGTGTATTTTATAAGGCAATGGCTGGTTTTACCGTCGTGACAAAATTATTTGACGGTCTGATGTACTTGTCCATTTTAATCCTTGGTGGATATTTTATGATAAAAGGAGAGGTCGGAGCTGCCGATTTAATAGCCTATGTTATGTATGTGAGTTCGCTCTTGGCAACTGTCAGAAGAATAGTTGAGTTTACTGAACAATTTCAAAAGGGGATGACGGGGATTGAAAGATTTGCTGAAGTGATGGATATAAAATCTGACATTGTGGACAGCGAAAATGCTGTAGATCTGGAAGATGTAAAGGGGAAAATAAATTTTATAAATGTCGACTTCAAATATGAAAGTGACAAGGAATATGTCTTGAAGGATTTCAACCTGACCATTAACCCGGGAGACAACATTGCCATAGTGGGACCATCGGGTGCGGGTAAAACCACCATTTGCAATTTAATACCGAGGTTTTACGATGTGAATTCCGGGGAAATAACAGTAGATGATATAAATGTGAAGGACATAAAACTTAAATCTCTAAGGGATCACATAGGCATTATGCAACAGGATGTCTATTTATTTTCCGGAACTATTTGGGATAACATCAGGTATGGAAGAATAGATGCAACGGAAGATGAAATAAGAGAAGCCGCAAGGCTTGCAGGGGCTGAGGAATTTATAGAAAACTTGCCTGAAAAGTATGAAACCTATGTTGGAGAAAGGGGAGTTAAATTATCGGGAGGTCAAAAGCAGAGAATTTCCATTGCCAGAGTATTTTTAAAAAATCCTCCGATTTTAATTTTAGATGAAGCCACATCTGCACTGGATAATAAATCGGAGCAGATAGTTCAGCAGTCTCTTGAAGAATTGGCAAAGGGCAGAACGACTCTGACCATAGCCCACAGGCTCACGACGGTCCAAAACGCCGACGAGATAATAGTCATGAAAGACAGAAAAATAATTGAAAGAGGCAGTCACGATAATTTGATGTCTAAAAAGGGTTACTACTATGATTTATATACTAAGGGAGGACTTCTTTTAACTCCCAATTAA